Proteins from a single region of Chitinivibrionales bacterium:
- a CDS encoding SUMF1/EgtB/PvdO family nonheme iron enzyme, with translation MLRIRLFLFPAIAGIFPLLISCSQIESSEKEWNNPLDPQGTNWYPPSISAMNDTVVAINDSVRLHAQGVDKKEGVIVTYQWSFDKGTNWEFESEANEPFYYSWSTGQTGEHTVYVRAIDNSHLKSETDSFKVMVHSYKPFIISMNDTVASQTASVTFSVSAHDTNGAIEKYYWDIGAEGWDDSTESSSFQLSNPEGGAVEVAWAARDHDNQMALDTFSVLFNRSPQSAGLALPVNSGVNNYRTYDYLSKKGSINLAFEASDPDGASDTLEYVFYLGSSKTNLSKKYSGNTPSVIIDNIEPSSTYYWKLVATDLYGDSAVGTGTFSSPNAPPSPPGMALIPSAGKTFSMGKPKDKSSQLYEHTVSFSHNFWIDSTEVTHKEFMSVMNITDTSAEDIVPVTGINWYDAVLYCNSLSKRNNIDTVYSYTSVNGIPGNNCALEGLKTDLSIPGYRLPTEAEWEFACRGGSSASLYWGASMTTMAEYVWYEENSDGPAHPVALKPANPYGLYDMLGNVWEWCNDWYDFYYYHNSPSTDPEGPDSSVARVVRGASWQNDQSFIAAYTRDKMRPDASGPALGFRTVLYHP, from the coding sequence ATGTTGCGTATCAGATTGTTTCTTTTCCCAGCAATTGCAGGCATTTTTCCGCTTCTCATTTCATGTTCTCAAATCGAAAGCAGTGAAAAAGAGTGGAATAATCCCCTTGATCCCCAAGGAACGAACTGGTATCCCCCTAGTATCAGTGCAATGAACGACACGGTCGTAGCAATCAACGATTCTGTCCGGCTCCACGCACAGGGAGTCGACAAGAAAGAAGGGGTCATTGTCACCTATCAATGGTCCTTCGATAAAGGCACAAACTGGGAATTTGAATCGGAAGCCAACGAACCTTTTTACTACTCTTGGTCTACAGGTCAAACCGGTGAACATACAGTTTATGTTCGTGCGATTGACAATAGTCATCTTAAATCTGAAACCGACAGTTTCAAAGTTATGGTTCACAGTTATAAACCCTTTATTATATCCATGAACGATACAGTCGCCAGCCAAACAGCGTCAGTTACCTTTTCAGTATCGGCTCACGACACTAACGGAGCTATCGAAAAATATTACTGGGACATTGGCGCCGAAGGTTGGGATGACAGTACCGAATCGTCATCATTCCAGCTCTCCAATCCTGAAGGCGGTGCAGTGGAGGTGGCCTGGGCTGCGAGGGACCACGACAACCAGATGGCGCTGGATACATTTTCCGTTCTGTTTAACAGGAGTCCGCAATCAGCCGGCCTGGCATTACCGGTAAATTCGGGGGTAAACAACTATCGCACCTACGACTATCTCAGCAAAAAAGGATCGATAAATCTCGCCTTTGAAGCATCCGATCCTGATGGGGCCTCCGACACACTGGAATATGTTTTTTATCTGGGATCAAGTAAAACCAATCTTTCTAAAAAATATTCGGGCAATACCCCCTCCGTCATAATCGACAATATAGAGCCATCCAGCACCTATTACTGGAAGCTTGTTGCTACAGACCTCTATGGTGACAGTGCGGTGGGTACCGGCACTTTTTCATCACCCAACGCCCCCCCTTCCCCACCCGGCATGGCACTTATTCCTTCTGCCGGAAAGACCTTTTCGATGGGTAAACCCAAAGATAAAAGTTCTCAGTTATATGAACACACGGTTTCCTTTTCTCACAATTTCTGGATTGATTCAACAGAAGTTACCCATAAAGAATTCATGTCGGTAATGAATATAACAGATACATCAGCAGAAGATATCGTCCCGGTTACCGGCATTAACTGGTATGATGCTGTTTTGTACTGTAATTCCCTGAGCAAGCGCAATAATATTGACACAGTATATTCGTATACTTCTGTAAATGGAATTCCTGGAAACAACTGCGCCCTCGAGGGCCTGAAAACCGACCTCTCGATTCCCGGTTACCGCCTCCCTACAGAAGCCGAATGGGAATTTGCCTGCCGCGGCGGATCATCTGCAAGTCTTTACTGGGGCGCGAGCATGACCACTATGGCCGAATATGTATGGTATGAAGAAAACAGTGATGGGCCAGCTCACCCCGTGGCTTTGAAACCCGCTAACCCCTACGGCCTTTACGATATGCTTGGTAATGTCTGGGAGTGGTGTAACGACTGGTACGATTTTTATTATTATCATAACAGTCCGTCCACCGATCCTGAGGGACCGGATTCGAGCGTTGCCCGGGTCGTACGGGGGGCAAGCTGGCAAAATGATCAGTCCTTTATTGCAGCATATACCAGAGATAAAATGAGGCCGGATGCATCCGGACCGGCCCTGGGATTCCGGACCGTACTGTATCACCCCTGA